The segment GAGGTGGGCACCACCCCCGAGGACTGTGGCCAGGACATCTTCGGCGGCAACGATGTGTCCGTCTTCTCGGCCGCCCCGCAGCCGGGCGACACCCTTCTGTTCGGGCTGTCGGCGGCGGTGCCGCGGTGTGCGGCCGTGTTGCAGCTGGACAGCCGGGTGGACGGCGTCGGCGTCGACCCGCGTCAGCCGCCGCTGCTCTGGGAGGCCTGGACCGCCGACGGATGGGCGGAGTGCGAGGTCGCGGAGGACTCCACCGGCGGCCTCAACCGGCCCGGCGAGGTCATACTGCACATCCCGGCCGGGCACACCGGCTCACGCATCGGCCGGACGGATGCCGCATGGCTGCGCTGCCGGGTCGTCGAAGCCGCGCCCGGCCAGCCGTTCTACAGCGCCTCACCGACCGTACGGTCCGCCTCCGCGTTCACCATCGGGGGCACGACGGCGGCGGCACACGCCGTCGTGGTGCAGGACGAGCTGCTCGGCGAGTCCGCGGGCGTGCCCGGCCAGCGGATGCGGCTGGCACACGCGCCCGTCGTCGCCGACCGCCCGCCGCTGCGCCTGGAGATCTCGGACGGCGACGGCTGGCAGGAGTGGCAGGTCGTCACCGACTTCGCGGCCTCCGGCCCGCACGACCGGCACATCACCCTGGAGGAGGCCACCGGCGAGATCGCCTTCGGTCCTTCGGTGCGCGAACCGGACGGCTCCATCAGGCAGTTCGGGGCCGTCCCGGTCAAGGGCTCGGTGATCCGGGTCCCGTCCTACCGCACCGGCGGCGGCCGGACGGGCAATGTGGCGCGCGGGGCGATCCAGGCGCTGCGCAGCTCCATCCCGTACGTGGCGCGGGTGGAGAACCGTGAAGCGGCGCGCGGCGGGGTCGACGGCGAGACGGTGCAGGAGGCGAAGGTCCGCGCGCCGATCACGCTGCGCGCGCAGGAACGGGCCGTGACGGCCCGCGACTACGAGGAACTGGCGCGGCGCGCGGCCCCCGAGGCCGCCCGGATCGCCTGTCTCGCGGTCGATCCGGCCGAGCCCTCGGCCGCGAGCACATCGGGCCCCGAGGCCGGCCGGACCGGCCGGACCGGCGAGAACGCCGTCCGGGTCCTGGTCGTCCCGCAGGCCGTCCCCGACCGCGGCGGCCGGCTCCGCTTCGAGCAGCTGGTGCCGGGTGAGGAACTCCTGGGCCGGGTGACGCAGTTCCTCGACGAGCGCCGCCCGGTGGGCACCCGCCTCGCGGTCGGCCCGCCCTTCTACCAGGGCGTCACGGTCGTCGCCACGCTGCACTCCTTCCGGGCGGCGCGGGCCGACCGCGTCCGCGCCGAGGCCCTGGACGCGCTCTACGCCTACCTCGACCCGCTGACCGGTGGCGCCCACGGCGACGGCTGGCCCTTCGGCCGCCCGCTGCGCGCCGGGGAGATCTTCGCGGCCCTTCAGCGGGTCCCCGGTGTGGAACTCGTCGACGAGGTCCTGCTGCACCCCGCGGACCCGCTCACCGGCCGCCGCGGCGACGCCACCGACCGCATCGAACTCGCCCGCTCCGCGCTCCTGTTCCCGTTCGACCACCGCGTCCGCGTGATCGAGGCCCGATGAGGGGCACCACGGCGGGGATGACCTCCCCGCATCCACTGGGCGAACAACTCCCCGCGGTCTACGCCGATGACGACTTCGCCCAGCGCTTCGTGGAGGGCCTCGATGTCATCCTGGCCCCCCTCTTCAACGTCCTGGACTGCCTGGAGAGCTACTACACGCCCGCACTCGCCCCGGAAGACTTCGTCGACTGGCTGACCACCTGGGTCGGCACCGAACTCGACGGCACGGAACCGCTGGCCACCCGCCGCCGCGCGGTGGCCACGGCCGTCTCGCTGCATCGCGTACGCGGCACCCGGCGCGGCCTGTCGGACGCCGTCGAGCTGGCCTTCGGAGTGCGCCCGCAGATCATCGAGAGCGGTGGCGCGACCTGGTCCGCGCGGCCTCTCGGCGCCTTCCCGGGCTCACCGCACCCCGGCCTGCGGGTGACCCTGCGGGTCCGCGACCCCGCCACCGTCGACCCGCACCGTCTGCACGCCGTCGTCGCAGCGGCCTGTCCCGCACACCTCCCCTTCGCGGCCGAGGTGACCCACCTGCCCACCCCTGAAGGAACCTGACCATGCCCAGCGCTCACACCACCTGCCCCGACTGCGGCTCGCCCGCCCCCCAGACGGACCAGTCCTTCTGCGACTCCTGCGGAGCCTTCCTGCGCTGGGACCGGCCGGTGCCCACCGGGGATCAGGGGGGTACGACCCCCGCGGCCCCGCCGGCGCCCGGGACCCCCGCCACGAACGTCCCGCAATCCGCCGCCGGCACCCCGGACCACACCGGCCGGTCCGGCGACACCACGCCTCCCACGACACCCCCCGCTGCCGCTCCCGCCCCGGCGCCCGCCACCGGGCACTCCGGCGGCGCCGCCCCGGCCGCCGCCCCGAAGCCGGACGCCAACGGCGAACCGACCGCCCCGCTCCCCTCCACCGCCCCGAACCACGAGGCCACGAGCGGGCCCCGGCCGGGCACGGACGGCCACGCCGGTCAAGCCGGCCAGGACAGCGGGGAAAACCGGCCCGGTCAGGCCGCCCCCCGCCCGGCCGGCGAGCGAGGCATCTCCGAAACGGGAATCCGCGCCCTCCTCGTCCCCGTACCGGGCGCCACCGCCACCCCGCCTCCCGAGGCGCCCGGCAGCGTTCTGCCGGGCCGTCCCGACGCGTCCCGGCCCCGGGTCCGCACCCCGGAGGCAGCCCCTCAGCCCGAGAACGGCGCACCGTGCCGGAGCTGCGGAGTGCTCAACACGCCGGGCCGGCACTTCTGCCGGAGCTGCGCCCTCCCCCTCGTCGAGACCACGCGCGAGGCCGCCGAAGGCCCGTACGCCGGGCAGCGGCCGCGCCTGGACCGCGGCCGCGCCAAGTGGATCGGCCGGGCAGTGGTGGCGGCGGTGATCGCGGGCGTCGTGGTCGGGGGGATCATCGGTGGTCCGCCCGCCGCACAGGCCGTGCAGGACCACTTCGCCAAGCGCGTCCCGGTGCCCGCCGCCCTCTGGAAGGCCTCGCACTCCGGCCCCGGCCACGACGTGAAGCTCGCGTTCGACGGCTACTCCAACACCTGGTGGGGCACCGGCTATGTGGGCAACTCCAACGGCCAGTACCTGGAGGCCGCCTTCGGCCAGCCCACCGACCTCCTCAACATCCTGATCACCCCCGGCGCCTCGGCACGCACCCCGCAGGCCGCCGACCCGGCCCGCCCGCACGAGTTCGATCTGATCGTGACCGACTCCGCGGGCAAGCGGCACCTCTCGCACGCCCGGATCAATGACGGCGGGGTCCAGAAAATCGATGTGGCGGTACGGAACGCGATGACCGTACGACTGGTGCTGCACTCCGCCTACGGCATCGGGGAGGACAAGCAGGTAGCCATCGCCGCCCTGGAGTTCTTCGGACGGTCGATGAACTAGTCGATGAACTAGTCGATGTACTAGTTGACAGGGACGGGCCGGAGGGGCTCGGGGCTGCTGCGGGGGTGGTGCGTACTCCTCCCCCGCAACGGCCGGCCGGGCAAGCGGGCATGCGGCGGCCACGCGCGGTCACGACCGGGACGGCCGCCCTGCCGACTCGAAGGTGCGGGCGGGTGGCGTCGTCCGGTGTCCAGAAGACCGTCGGCGTCCCCGGTTGTGGTCAGGAGCAGGGCTTGTAGAAGTGCTTCCAGCCGTCGACGGGCATGGCCGGCGGCTCCGACGTGGTCCCGAACTCGCCGTACTTCACCTGAAGGTCGTAGTCGTAGTTCCCCGGACCGCTGCGCGGATTCGTCAGGCGCACGTCCCGGTCCAGCGTCCCGTCACCGGCGTTGTTGCGGATCGCCAGGTCCGGGTACGCGTCGCCGCCGTAGTTGGCGATCCGCAGCT is part of the Streptomyces platensis genome and harbors:
- a CDS encoding putative baseplate assembly protein, yielding MALPAPHLDDRRFQQFVDDAKRYIQQRCPEWTDHNVSDPGVTLIEAVAHMADQIVYRLNRVPEKNHLAFLDLLGVTLFPPSAARADVTFWLSAPQPEPVVLPAGTEVATGRTETEESVVFATEDDLTVVPCELDAVLRQEVGTTPEDCGQDIFGGNDVSVFSAAPQPGDTLLFGLSAAVPRCAAVLQLDSRVDGVGVDPRQPPLLWEAWTADGWAECEVAEDSTGGLNRPGEVILHIPAGHTGSRIGRTDAAWLRCRVVEAAPGQPFYSASPTVRSASAFTIGGTTAAAHAVVVQDELLGESAGVPGQRMRLAHAPVVADRPPLRLEISDGDGWQEWQVVTDFAASGPHDRHITLEEATGEIAFGPSVREPDGSIRQFGAVPVKGSVIRVPSYRTGGGRTGNVARGAIQALRSSIPYVARVENREAARGGVDGETVQEAKVRAPITLRAQERAVTARDYEELARRAAPEAARIACLAVDPAEPSAASTSGPEAGRTGRTGENAVRVLVVPQAVPDRGGRLRFEQLVPGEELLGRVTQFLDERRPVGTRLAVGPPFYQGVTVVATLHSFRAARADRVRAEALDALYAYLDPLTGGAHGDGWPFGRPLRAGEIFAALQRVPGVELVDEVLLHPADPLTGRRGDATDRIELARSALLFPFDHRVRVIEAR
- a CDS encoding NADase-type glycan-binding domain-containing protein → MPSAHTTCPDCGSPAPQTDQSFCDSCGAFLRWDRPVPTGDQGGTTPAAPPAPGTPATNVPQSAAGTPDHTGRSGDTTPPTTPPAAAPAPAPATGHSGGAAPAAAPKPDANGEPTAPLPSTAPNHEATSGPRPGTDGHAGQAGQDSGENRPGQAAPRPAGERGISETGIRALLVPVPGATATPPPEAPGSVLPGRPDASRPRVRTPEAAPQPENGAPCRSCGVLNTPGRHFCRSCALPLVETTREAAEGPYAGQRPRLDRGRAKWIGRAVVAAVIAGVVVGGIIGGPPAAQAVQDHFAKRVPVPAALWKASHSGPGHDVKLAFDGYSNTWWGTGYVGNSNGQYLEAAFGQPTDLLNILITPGASARTPQAADPARPHEFDLIVTDSAGKRHLSHARINDGGVQKIDVAVRNAMTVRLVLHSAYGIGEDKQVAIAALEFFGRSMN
- a CDS encoding phage tail protein: MRGTTAGMTSPHPLGEQLPAVYADDDFAQRFVEGLDVILAPLFNVLDCLESYYTPALAPEDFVDWLTTWVGTELDGTEPLATRRRAVATAVSLHRVRGTRRGLSDAVELAFGVRPQIIESGGATWSARPLGAFPGSPHPGLRVTLRVRDPATVDPHRLHAVVAAACPAHLPFAAEVTHLPTPEGT